One Triticum dicoccoides isolate Atlit2015 ecotype Zavitan chromosome 4B, WEW_v2.0, whole genome shotgun sequence genomic window carries:
- the LOC119295262 gene encoding uncharacterized protein LOC119295262: MASHRYSTHLLSEIHPIEEGNGLAHPRGTPLHPQIHPSEEVAGMPSHRRSALLLSQIHTIEECDELAHPCGMCVRPQIQAGEEDIGTTRRRRQRHRGTSSEVPSSLPDNDDILREIFLRLPSDLYSFPQASAICKRWRGLLIDPKFLCQFYTHHCKPPLLGIFENCSKEGMVFTPIPALVADYIPPERFSLGRPRLTYVLDCRHGRVLIEDLEQKYLIVCDPITSEKCRVALPCKFKWSFVGAVLCTAGYKGPSSPFKVVLVSWDGVDNQLLAYVYSSMTDTWGNLISVEAPDNTYFHGCRSTLVGNVLYWPVMNGRGTILEFDLDSQNLTMIKGPPGMNDTGNFQIIQAEDGAVGLAMLSCHNLQMWQRKVNCQGVCIWLLQKTVSLHKLHKIPPRGNERIKWPDKFLGYEEDNDVIFLYRYESVYMVQLKSMQFRKFNGTRSREYRECCYPFTGFFPPGTTITSGCKEAEMLG; this comes from the exons ATGGCCAGCCACCGCTACAGCACACACCTCCTTTCTGAGATCCACCCCATTGAGGAGGGCAACGGATTGGCCCACCCACGCGGCACGCCCCTCCATCCTCAGATCCACCCAAGTGAGGAGGTTGCTGGAATGCCCAGCCACCGCCGCAGTGCACTCCTCCTTTCCCAGATCCACACCATCGAGGAGTGTGACGAACTTGCCCACCCATGTGGCATGTGCGTCCGTCCCCAGATCCAGGCTGGTGAGGAGGATATTGGAACAACTCGTCGCAGACGTCAACGCCACCGCGGCACCTCGTCGGAGGTACCCTCCTCCCTGCCGGACAACGACGATATACTCAGGGAGATCTTTCTCCGCCTCCCCTCGGACCTGTACTCATTCCCCCAAGCGTCTGCCATCTGCAAGCGTTGGCGAGGCCTCCTCATCGACCCCAAGTTCCTCTGCCAGTTCTACACACACCACTGCAAGCCGCCCCTCCTCGGCATCTTCGAGAACTGCAGCAAGGAAGGTATGGTGTTCACCCCCATTCCGGCTCTAGTTGCCGACTACATCCCTCCGGAGCGCTTCTCCCTTGGACGCCCCCGACTTACCTATGTGCTCGACTGCCGCCACGGTCGCGTACTTATCGAAGATCTAGAGCAGAAATACCTCATTGTGTGCGACCCCATCACAAGTGAGAAGTGTCGCGTGGCTCTTccatgcaagttcaagtggagctttGTCGGAGCGGTGCTCTGCACAGCCGGCTACAAGGGGCCCTCCAGCCCCTTCAAGGTGGTATTGGTGTCCTGGGATGGCGTGGATAATCAACTCCTCGCCTACGTTTACTCCTCGATGACCGACACATGGGGCAATCTCATATCAGTTGAGGCTCCAGATAATACTTATTTTCATGGTTGTCGTAGCACCCTTGTTGGCAATGTCCTTTACTGGCCAGTTATGAATGGGAGAGGTACAATACTTGAGTTTGATTTGGACAGCCAGAACCTTACCATGATCAAGGGGCCTCCTGGTATGAATGATACTGGCAACTTTCAGATCATCCAGGCAGAGGATGGCGCCGTTGGTCTTGCCATGTTGTCCTGTCATAACCTTCAAATGTGGCAGAGGAAGGTCAATTGTCAAGGTGTTTGCATATGGTTGTTGCAGAAAACGGTTTCATTGCACAAGCTTCATAAGATCCCTCCTCGGGGCAATGAAAGGATCAAATGGCCGGACAAATTTCTGGGCTATGAAGAGGATAACGATGTAATCTTTTTATATAGATACGAAAGTGTCTATATGGTTCAACTCAAGTCAATGCAATTCAGGAAATTTAATGGAACCCGTTCCAGGGAGTATAGGGAGTGTTGTTATCCTTTCACGGGTTTCTTCCCACCAG GCACAACCATTACTAGTGGATGTAAAGAAGCTGAAATGTTAGGATGA